In Rhizophagus irregularis chromosome 24, complete sequence, the sequence ATAAATTACGTTCATTTTTTGCAGCTTCATCTATAAAATAAGTTGATCAGGTTATATTCATATCTAATCTTCGCAATAAATGTCTGGGAAGTTCGTTTCGCTCATAGGATGCCTTGATGTAACtggtgaaataaaattaatagtaaatatcATAACAcaatataaactaaaaaaatcttcgaatttactttttttcttgcTAATTCCACAGTAAACTGAAGATCGCCAAAGAGTCGGGATAGAAACTAGTTTATCTGTTTGTAGATCAAGTTCTCATGTTAATTCATGCAAATATCAATCCACCTTCTCTTTGACTAGTTCTTGCAATATTTGAATTAGTAACAATTAGcatcaatttaaaatatgattttgatTGTCAAATACCTTCATTTCATTTCGGTTTAACGTTTTTGTGACGTCCTGGCGTTTTCGTCAGGGATCCACTACTGTTCCCCATCGTACATATATTTGCCAAACTTTACCTACAACACCTCTACTAATACACAATAATTCAGCAATTTTTCTCTACATATAGCCATTATGACGAAAGAAAATAATTCTCCATTTTGAATCTTCACTAAAAGTATACGCTATTTTGTATTCTAGGTCCAAAAATCGTAGAAATCATAAACTTTGAATAAAAGAAACGAGGTATAATATCGATATATTGTtcctattattataaataatcttaaGAGATCATAAGAAAACACGAAAAGAAAGTATTTTACTTTGATGGATTAGAAAATTAATcgtggtaatttttttatacgaTCGACATTGTACTACACTATATTGTAATATTCAAtcaatatgttaaaaaatatatttatatacaaaaaaattattattagacttattgaattattaattttgtgaaatattttaaagactctagtattaaataaaaaatttaattgtcaCTTAATTTTACgacataataataaagaatatttaatttttatattaaaaatattaattaattctagcgaaacatttaaaattattatataccaataaaaatataatttgttacaaaattattacgtAATAATGTTAGTGTCAGGATAATGAGTGTCGGGATTTTGAACTTTCGGGATTATGATTTGTTCAGGATTGTAAACGtcagaataaagaaataacgTTAATGAATATTTTCGGTATTTAATTCATATATAGTCCCTCCGAACTAATAACTATCTTTTCCTTACATTGTGACAGATTTCAGACATTTTAGATAGAATGAAACAAAATAGGAATATCGAAATGTGTTAAATTCGTTTTATATTTGTGCTCATGTGTAAAAAAACGTCTgaaaaagcaccattttgtcCGATTTATATCtgattacaaaaaaacaaaaattaaacaaaatggtgcttttttagacattAATAACGCATGAAgcacaaatataaaacaaatttaacaaatttcatAAGGATCATTTCGTTAATAAGCGcattcaatataaaatattaaccaTTTATTATCCCATTTTGAATACAATTTAAAAGGACGAATATCTCTAATTTCAAGttaaattgatattgataaatttctatggcttttataaaactttatcaCATGTAGAGATTTTCTTTaacgaaaaatttaaataagtacACGGCATAATGGTATATAACAATTATCATCTacaatcaataatttcatcatgAATCAGAAAcgctttattattttacttactttACTTATATTTTTCCTTATACATGTTGATAAAACTCATGGCAGTTGTTATCCTATTGGAGTAAGAAAAGATTGTGATAAAGAATGGGGTACGTTAATAACAACTTTTTGACTTATTATTGTTCTTATTTCTAAACAATTCTACGAGTGAAAAATTAATGTACTTTTTTGCTTTACATAGATGGTGCTAATATTATAGATGCTAGTTGGGTACCAGGTGCGCCAATACTCAACATCACGACTTATGTCCCTGATGGTGGTAATGGACCAAATTATCCAGAAGCATTTGGCCACTTTACCTTTGGCAATGACCAAGTTAAATATAGATTTCTTAAAAAGCCTATATTTGTTAATGACCATCATTGTACTTATACAAGTCCTGATGAAAAAAATCCATACGTTTCATACTGGCCACATGATGAAAGTTTAAGACCTGCACCAGGAACATGGGTTAGAATTTGGCTTGCAATATATTGGAGATGTAATCGATTTGATGGTCATATTCCTAAAAAAGTACAATGTTGtcataaaaatgtatttaaaaatatatatgtaaatcaataattattttcaattttaattgattttattaataagtttttatttaatataatgttctttaaaaacaatttttatatgctATCATAACACGTCGTCTTAGGATATTAaacaatgaaataaaaatattttctcgTTTACTTGATAAAAGCAAGTATATGAGTGAAATGGTTTTCCATCAGGagttttaaacttttaattaatgagTAAAAAATTCGGGTAAAGTTTGAATGtgaataaagttttatttattatcataaaaatttcttaattaaaagtGATAGGTAGTGTGTAAATTAAGGATAACATACTGCTGTACAAAATTCATGGTTTGATTATAGTTAATATTGTAATGAGTTCCTATTTGTCGCTGCGGTGTCCCCAATGACCGAACGATAACACTTATGAAGGATGTTTCGGTTTGTATTCATTGTacctttgtaataaataatattatatattattcccTTGTCGGAGCATTTTCTGAATGCCACTTTTCCGAATATACCTTTTCCCGAAGTAACAACTTTTCGAATAGGACCTTTTCCTGAAATATACAATTTCCCGAATCCGTATTTCCCAAATCCCAATTTTCTTATGATCAATTTCCCAAATCCTGAAAGGCTGAAATCTAATATCCCTAAACTCAATATTCCGAATTTTAATATCCCGGATGgataatttcaatatataatagtaTACAGTACTGTAatctctttattttatatgatttataagctctgtaataaatgtaaaaggataaagaattattatgtcataataccaaatttattattttatattacgttATATAcacgtacaaaaaaaaaataaagtttatgtaataattatgtatacAAAATATTGTTACTTAGCACAAAATCGATTATTTAGCAAAGTtgtttacattattaattgtACATTTGGGATAACAGAATTCATAATATTGGAATTCAGGATATTGGGATTATTCAAGATAAAATAATTCGGATAAAAGAACTTGGAAAATTGGATGTCTCATGTGATTCCCATAAATTGGAATTTGGGAAATTGTGCAGTTTGGGAAGTGGGCACTCGGAAACTTGACTTAAAAAGGCATTTGGGAATTCGTACTGTAACCATATTATCCTACCCatccaataaaataataattttacagtaTGTCTGTGAGTATGTTATAtgttcaaatttttatttatccacaaaaataaatacaataaaaaaaaaacaaatacaaaaaaaaagtacattaaaaaacaaatctattattaaaaatttatacacttTACACTTTTTAGATCCATTCAAAATCTTCTCCATATAAATCATGatcgaattttttaactacACCTTCTATTTTATATCTTTCCACTAAATCAACATATTCACTTACAATTTTCAttctaaagaattttaataacataGGATGTTTATATTCAACTttccaattatcaaaaaataattttaatgaattcaatttaatttgattaacggaataaaatttaaaattaaataaattatttggtgaaaatttagttaaaatttcgAATAATTTATCCCAATTAATAGTATCATCactatcaataataaaaaataaaccattcaaatattgacatttaattaataatttttctaattctaaaatattactCTTTCTAAACATTAAATTAAGATATTGAagatttggacaattttgataaatagctttaataatccttttattattaatctcaTCATGAcctatataatcaatttttatttcaataaggTAACCATTTGtgttttcaattaaatttgttaaatatttgataGGAATACTTTTAgcttttaatatttgtaaataaggtaaagataaattttctatacGATCCCAAGCCATATCTTGAAAACTACCATccaattctaatatttttaaatttataagatgAGAAAGAATTTTTGTAATAGGTTGTTTAgttaacttaaaatattttatagtatttgaatgattaattaatgaattttctaGAATATTACAAAATGATTCCATTGATTCatcatttcttgaatattttgaaaatgaaaattcagttcttattaaactaatattaaataatttttttgaagatttaattaatttaataattccataatttttattccctttttcaataaaaatttccaattcTTTAATTGATTCACACATTTCAATTAATCCAATTAAAACATAATCATCTATACTAGCATTACAACTAAGAAATTTGATATCTGAAAAACATTGTTTTGATTCAGGAATGAGATGGATTTGACGATTAAATTgttgatatatataaagatgtgtaaatttagtattattattgatgaaaAGGTTaagtaaatcatttttaatttctttaaaatgaaTATGAGCATTAAACATTCTTTCGATTCTTTCTAAATTTAGATGTCTccaaaaactaatataattaaataatggtcTCTTATAtgaatctattaaaaattcattatcttgacttaaattatttcttaattcaTCCGAAAAATGGgaaataattacttttaataatattttttctttcccgatttttaaatattcccaaggatttttccataaaattggaacAATTAATTCACACCAAGTTATATTAACTGAAAGACATGAAATAAGAGATTTTTTATCATCCTTATCACCTTGAAATTTTTCGAATATTAGATGAAGTACATCTACATATAATttcgacatttttttttttagaaaaaaaattctggggTCAAACAAAATAGTtgtcaataatttattagtaattaattgtCACATAAATGttgattatttgtttatagTTCGTGGAATGTGATACAATATATAGGACCTACACGTAGACAGTCGTAGCACGTAATTGGCAAATGTATGACGTAATGTTTGTCCATTAACATTCCCTTATGTGAATGCGCCATATCAGATAACcactaatattaaaataaggttcaaaaatttgtttaacatTCTTATAGTAATGGTTATCAATGGGCTAAACCAGTATTTAATGTCCATATTAAATGGttgattgattgattatttagtaaaatcGTCGTTCTTCCtttttaaccaataatattcattataagtGACAAGTCATCTTAAAATAAGTCATCCTTCACATGTAATATGgatttcaaatattacattattcaaaaattcgtaaatgttttttttttttaatttatttcttatgaCATCGACttcaaaagttattatttttaaaaaattcaacaattattaactttgtagaatatcatttttaataaattattgtcccttgcttattatatatacagtgtCCATACTAACAATAACAAATGAGCAAAAAGTACTTTTCGGGATTCCCAATGGATTTAAGCTTGGTAACTGGCCCATTAACCAAATACAAAATTTCATTGATGTACTAGTCACAAATTGTGACcggtattaataatttaataccgTTAAGTTAATATTACAAAACTTTTCGTTAACTATcgccaaattataatattagtcAAAATTATCGTAGAGATAGATCATTGATAGTCACATTCAATAAATATGATACATTTTAACATAATACAATTTTGTATACCCAACATGAAACCGAGTTCGAGTAAATGATAATATCTGGCTGTATTAACTAAAAATGGATTTACTATGAAATTCCAATCCCGTTATACGGTAATACAAACCTGACGATAAATCATGATTCATGATCccgaaaattaaaatacactTATTATATCTTATCTTTTACTTTacattattactttttattggATAATACAAAgaacttttctttattttccgTACAAACTTTAATgctaataatattcattttaaaaaatcaattttcttatttctatttattatttttttttttaacaatagataatatttaatagtactattgatgatatttattattattatttttcttttttttaaataataattttttgccgataaataagtttattttttatttggtgcttttttttttataataacagataaataaattttttcgtttaagataattctatttaattttttttttaatgaaatgtaACATTATGCACGCCCGATCACGCCCAATCTGTAGTAcaagattatttttaatcttatAGTTTACAtatcgtaaaaaaattattttattcattttattcgAATTTTCGTTGTTCAAGTAGATTCTTACTTAATTTGTGTTTCATTTATAATCTTCAATGAAATGCTTAATAATTACCGTACGcctaatacttaaaatatttctatgaTGCATTAAACtgcattatttattgttacaGTGTACGACAAATGATAAATGACTGGTCTTTGCCATTATTCATAACCATTTGTCATTTAGTACtcgtttagttttttttatttttatttttaaaatatagactCGACTGGGGTCGAACGCTAAATAAGAATAAACATGATCTAAAAGAACAATAAATTCTAAGCTAATGATAGACCCAACCTCTCGAGAGAAGCTCGAAGGGGTCGTCTTGCCTGTTATTCAATAGAACAATCAGGTATAACCGGAAGTCTAGAAAGTACTATCGACAatcacacaaaaaaaaaagaaattatatgatccgtatttttctttccaCTAGAAGAGTGGCTATCTGTAAATACTGTCATAGGTAGAATGGTTCACactattttaaattgtaaaaaaggAAGTCTTGTAATGCATCTATGTTGCTAAATACGGtcaaaataaaagtaaactCGATTCCATACATTAATTTGAAGACCTAAATTACTAGcgaatcgaaaaaaaaaactagtaaaaaaaacaaaaaaatttaaaatcctAAAAAGGAGGTCTATAGttcctaaaaataaagaattgtcTATCCGAAACCATAAGGTTTCTGCCGCCCACGCGGATCATATGCGGGGTGGAACTTATCTTGTTAAAAATATCTAATTGTACAATCCTTAAAGGAGGAGATGGTGAATTAATAAGCTCTGCTGAATCTTTACTGTCTGAATCAGCTGCTAAGTAATCATCAGATGATGAAGGTGCCTCAGTATGACTCTGAGGTGGTGGGAATAAATCTCATATGGTAGAAGGAGAAGAAGGTTCtgacttaaaaaaatcaaattccCTTATCTCTATTTGTGTAGGTGGTGGAGTTGACGTCATGATTAGAGCTCCGAATGGGTCAGGTCGGGTCAGGTAATTGACTTGACCTGACCCAAGGCAAGTCATGAATTTggtgacctgacctgaatatCACGGGTCAGTTCAGATACCCGACCCGACCCATTGACCTGATATATTTTGGgtcaaaaaaacattttattacgCCAAAacgtcctttttttttgtttcttctaATGAAAAATGTTGGACCcgacatttttaaattaaagaaacaatttttttttgtttcttttaataaaaaacattaggTTCGaggttttttaattaaagaaacgttttcttttgtttcttttaataaaaaatgtcaggtttgatgttttttaattaaagaaactttttttttgtttcttttaatgaaaaaacgtcaaacctgacgtttttaataaagaaacatttttttttgtttcttttaatgaaaaaacgtcaaacccgacgttgtttaattaaagaaacatttttttttgtttcttttaatgaaaaaacgtcaaacccgacgttttttaataaagaaacattttttttgtttcttttaatgaaaaaacgtcaaacccgacgttttttaattaaagaaacttttttttgtttcttttaatgaaaaaacgtcaaacctgacattttttaattaaagaaacatttttttttgtttcttttaatgaaaaaacgtcaaacccgacgttttttaattaaagaaacatttttttttgtttcttttaatgaaaaaatgtcaaacccgacattttttaattaaagaaacatttttttttatttcttttaatgaaaaaaatgtcaaacccgacgttttttaattaaagaaacattttttttgtttcttttaatgaaaaaacgtcaaacccgatgttttttaattaaagaaacattttttttttgtttcttttaataaaaaaagtcaggttagacgttttttaattaaagaaatgattttttgtttcttttaataaaaaacgtcaggttcgacgttttttaataaaaaaacatttttttttgtttctttaatcGAACCcgatgtttttaataaaaaagatgtttttgtaattatttttaatgaaaaaacgtc encodes:
- a CDS encoding uncharacterized protein (SECRETED:cutsite_THG-SC; SECRETED:prob_0.9638); SECRETED:SignalP(1-25); the encoded protein is MNQKRFIILLTLLIFFLIHVDKTHGSCYPIGVRKDCDKEWDGANIIDASWVPGAPILNITTYVPDGGNGPNYPEAFGHFTFGNDQVKYRFLKKPIFVNDHHCTYTSPDEKNPYVSYWPHDESLRPAPGTWVRIWLAIYWRCNRFDGHIPKKVQCCHKNVFKNIYVNQ